The genome window GCGCGCCATCGAGGACGCCGTACGGGAGTCGGGCCTGGAGTGGACGATCCTGCGACCCGGCGGCTTCCACTCCAACGCGTACGCCTGGGCCGAGCCGGTCCGTACCCGGCGGGCCGTCGCGGCACCGTTCGCAGACGTCCCACTGCCCACCGTCGACCCTTGGGACATCGCCGAGGTCGCCGCGGCGGCGCTGCGCGAGGACGGGCATCACGGCCGCGTCCACGAATTGACCGGGCCGTCGCTCACCACGCCCCGGCAACGGGCGGAGGCGATCGGCCATGCGCTCGGCGAACCCGTACGGTTCATCGAGCAGACCCGCGACGAGGCCCGCGCGGAGATGGTGCGGTTCATGCCCGAGCCGGTGGTCGAGACCACGCTGACCATCCTGGGCGAGCCGACCCCCGCCGAACAACGCGTCAGCCCCGACGTCGAACACGTCCTCGGCCGCCCGCCCCGCGCCTTCGCCGACTGGGCCCGGGAGAATGTCGCCGCCTTCCGCTGACGTACGAGCCGGTGTCGGCCCGGACCCACAGGGGCTACGACACCCGCTGCCCCTTCCCCAGCGCGATCACTCCGCCCTTCGACACCGTGTAGAGCTCGGCGTCCCGCTCCGGGTTGACGCCGATCGTCGCGCCCGGGGGTACCTCCACGTTCTTGTCGAGGACCGCTCCGCGGACGATCGCGCCGCGGCCGACGTGGACGTTGTCGTGCAGGACCGAGCCCTGGACGACGGCGCCCGGGTCCACCAGG of Streptomyces cynarae contains these proteins:
- a CDS encoding SDR family oxidoreductase — protein: MFVVTGATGNVGRALVQILMADGEQVTATSRGISEADMPEGVRRRTADLTDPESLRPVFDGADALFLQNGGPSAHLLSPRDILDVAKAGGVERVVLLSSQGVATRPESGSHGGVARAIEDAVRESGLEWTILRPGGFHSNAYAWAEPVRTRRAVAAPFADVPLPTVDPWDIAEVAAAALREDGHHGRVHELTGPSLTTPRQRAEAIGHALGEPVRFIEQTRDEARAEMVRFMPEPVVETTLTILGEPTPAEQRVSPDVEHVLGRPPRAFADWARENVAAFR